The Deltaproteobacteria bacterium genome includes the window CAGGGTGTGAAAAAACCGGGGGCAGGACCGGACAAGGCCGGGACGGCTGACCCTGATCCGGCCGATACCGGCCACGATGATGACGATGGTGATCTGACGCCCTGACGGTACGCCTAGAGTCCGAGCCGGTCCAGAACGCCGGTGGCGTTCGCCACGCGGCCGAGCGGCATGACATGAACGCCGCGGAACCGCTTCAAATGAGGCTTGGCGATCTCGCAGACCACTTCGAGTCCCACGCGGGACTCGGCCTCCGGTGAACCGGCCTTTTTCAGCCGTTCCAGCGTTTCGGCGGCGACGGAAATCTCCGGCACGTTTTCGCCCATGTAGGCGGCGAACTTCCAGGACTTGAGCGGCAGGATGCCGAGGATGACCGGCGCGTTTACCGGCTCCAGTGCCTTCAGGAACCGCTCCATCGCCTTCACCGAATAGACGGGCTGGGAGATGACGAACTGGCCGCCCGCTTCCAGCTTGCGGTGGAGCTGCTCCATCTCCGCCTCCAGCTTCGGCGCGGCCGGGTTCACCGTGACGCCGATCCGGAAGCTCGTCGCCCGGTTGATCTTCCCGCCTTCGAAATCCTCGCCCCGGTTGAGCCGCGAGATGGCGGCGGCGAGCTTCACCGAGTTGAACTCGAACACCGCCTTCGCCTTCGGGAAATCGCCGATCTTCGGCGGATCGCCGGTCACCAGGAGGAGGTTGCGGACTCCCAGCGCATCGTCCCCGAACAGGTCCGACTGGATGGCGATGAGGTTCCGGTCACGGCAGGAGAAGTTGATGATCGTCTCGCAGCCGAACTTCTGCTGGATGAGGTGTGCCGCCATGCCCGGATTGATCTTGAGCCGGGCCATGGGCGAATCGGTGAGGTTCAGGGCATCAAAACGGGCAAGATACTGCTCGCACTCGGCGTACGTCTTCGTGAGGTCGGGGCCCCGCGGAATCGTCAGCTCTACCGAGGTGGTGAACCCGCCCCGGCCGAACTTCTCGCTGAACCTGCCCATCCGGCGGCTGCCCTCTCCGGGTCAGCTCCCGCGCTGCCAGTATTCGTCGCCCAGGTGGGTGATGATCGGCGCGCCGACCAGTTCACGGATGGTGTTCTCGAACTTCTCGCGCTGCACGAAGAAGTCGTGCTGGACCGGCACACCCTCGGCCACCGGCTGCGGGCTCTTGGAGTAGAGGCCGAGCCATTCCTGGACACTCCCCATTCCCTTGCGGCGGGCCCAGTCGAGGAACCGGGCGAGGTCGATCACCATCGGCGCGGCGAGGATCGAGTCGCGGCAGAAGAACGAGAAGTCGATGATCATCGGGTATCCGAGGAACCCCTGGAAATCGACGCGGTCCAGCGCGTGCTTGTCGTCGCCGGCGATCTTGTAATAGCTGATGAGAACCGGCTGCTCGATCTCGTAGCCCAGGATGTTGGCCGCCTGGTTCGACTTGGACTTCTTCTTCGTCTGGAAGGAGCCGGGCTCGTCGAGCACCAGGCCGTCCTTGTTGCCGATCCAGTTGTTGCTGGCCCAGCCCATGATCTTCAGTTCCTTGCCCTTGAAACCCGGCATGATGACCGACTTCATCCAGGTCTGGCCCGTCTTGCCGTCGTTGCCGCTGAACGGAACGTTGTTCTTGCGGGCGAGCTCGCGCAGGGCCGGAATCTCGGCGCCCTGTGACGGCGAGAAGTTGTGGTGCGGCACGCCCAGCCGGAACGCGGCGTAGATGTAAACCTGCGAGGGGGCGATGTCGGGCGAGTTCTTCACCAGTCCCTTCTCGAACGCGGCCAGCGTCTGGTGCACCGGCTTTACCTCGTGGTACCGCTCGGTCGATCCGACATAGACCACGACGGCGCGGTCGCAGCGGTTCTTCTTCATGAAGGTCTGGATGTCCTTCATGATCTGCTCGGCCGCCTTCATCTTGTTCTTCGCCTTGATCTGGATGTCGGCCTTCAGGTTCTTCACATAGGCGTTCTCGAAGTAGCCCGGCATCGGCTTGCGGCCCTTGAGCGCACCCTTCACCTGGTCCACCAGCGCCGGATCGAGCACCTTGGCGTAGCGGGCCGCCTCATAGGCGTCCATCCGGTTGATATCCCAGCCACCCACCACCATGTCGCCGAAATCGGCAACGCTCACGATGTCGTTGATCTTCGCGAAGTTGTCGCGTGCGCCGATACGGATGGTGCCGGTCTGCGACAGCATGCCGTGCTTGTCATCGGCGTCCGCCAGTCCGCGCTTGAACAGCTCGATCCCCACCTGCACGGTCGTGGCGATGGCCCCGTTGCAGCCCACCAGCAGGATGGCCAGCTTGCCGAGCTTTTTCTTCTCGTCGCTGGCCGTGCGCGTCAGTTTGCCGAGGTTGACGGTGTTGGGGGTGCGGGGTGCTGCCGAACGGGCTGTCTTGCGCGCGGCGGTGGCCTTGGCCATGTGGGTGAACTCCTTGTTTCTCCAGAGGTTTTCCGGCCGGGCGCCGGTATCCGCAAGCTGGCGGCCACCCCTGAAGGCCCACGCCTATACCCCTGTCCCGTTTTGAGAGTCAAGGAACACCCCCGGCGGATCGGCGCCGGGGGTGTTCGGGAGAGGGAGAGTGGGCTCCCGCCCCAGGACAGTGGAGCAGAAGGAACCGGTTGAGGAAGCAGAAAACTAGAATCCGAGGCCGAGCTGGGGGGTATCGAACCCGACGGCCAGCAGGTGCGTGATGCCGTCGGCGATCTGCTCGCAGGCGGGGGCGAGCGCCGTGCCTTCCGGACGGTGCGGCAGCTCTGTGCCGGGGCGGATCCGCTCCACCTGCTCGGCGCTGAAGCCGGTGGCCGCATGGCTCTCGGCCTGCCTGCACAGGTAGGCGACCCGCCAGGAGTTGGCGA containing:
- a CDS encoding inositol-3-phosphate synthase, whose amino-acid sequence is MAKATAARKTARSAAPRTPNTVNLGKLTRTASDEKKKLGKLAILLVGCNGAIATTVQVGIELFKRGLADADDKHGMLSQTGTIRIGARDNFAKINDIVSVADFGDMVVGGWDINRMDAYEAARYAKVLDPALVDQVKGALKGRKPMPGYFENAYVKNLKADIQIKAKNKMKAAEQIMKDIQTFMKKNRCDRAVVVYVGSTERYHEVKPVHQTLAAFEKGLVKNSPDIAPSQVYIYAAFRLGVPHHNFSPSQGAEIPALRELARKNNVPFSGNDGKTGQTWMKSVIMPGFKGKELKIMGWASNNWIGNKDGLVLDEPGSFQTKKKSKSNQAANILGYEIEQPVLISYYKIAGDDKHALDRVDFQGFLGYPMIIDFSFFCRDSILAAPMVIDLARFLDWARRKGMGSVQEWLGLYSKSPQPVAEGVPVQHDFFVQREKFENTIRELVGAPIITHLGDEYWQRGS
- a CDS encoding methylenetetrahydrofolate reductase, giving the protein MGRFSEKFGRGGFTTSVELTIPRGPDLTKTYAECEQYLARFDALNLTDSPMARLKINPGMAAHLIQQKFGCETIINFSCRDRNLIAIQSDLFGDDALGVRNLLLVTGDPPKIGDFPKAKAVFEFNSVKLAAAISRLNRGEDFEGGKINRATSFRIGVTVNPAAPKLEAEMEQLHRKLEAGGQFVISQPVYSVKAMERFLKALEPVNAPVILGILPLKSWKFAAYMGENVPEISVAAETLERLKKAGSPEAESRVGLEVVCEIAKPHLKRFRGVHVMPLGRVANATGVLDRLGL